One Plasmodium cynomolgi strain B DNA, chromosome 2, whole genome shotgun sequence genomic window carries:
- a CDS encoding hypothetical protein (putative) — translation MNDDVSNLLYEGINLIFEKWTVLRLAVTNNWGGPSSEEKKKKLIEYVHSYVLSERSGKKKKKKTKYSILASSPKHKLCDYLRDEMNTLFNVDIEDDSDIEVSDLILDLYSNLKKNNLDIIEKIKQIKESDLTHCKENNLVEEAYDSEEAESGSDFSEEEQSESDYSAEDHSDGEKSNGE, via the exons ATGAACGATGACGTGTCAAATTTGCTCTACGAAGGGATTAACCTGATTTTTGAGAAGTG GACTGTTCTCCGTTTGGCCGTGACGAACAACTGGGGAGGGCCAAGTtcggaagagaaaaaaaaaaaactaatcgAATATGTGCACAGCTACGTGTTGTCGG aaaggtcaggtaaaaaaaaaaaaaaaaaaaccaaataCTCCATTTTAGCTAGCAGCCCAAAACACAAGCTGTGCGACTACTTGAGGGACGAAATGAACACCCTGTTCAACGTAGACATTGAGGATGACAGTGAT ATCGAAGTCTCCGATTTGATATTGGACCTGTACAGCAActtgaaaaagaacaacctagacattatagaaaaaatcaaacagATAAAGGAGTCCGACTTGACGCACTGCAAGGAAAACAACTTAGTAGAGGAAGCCTACGATTCCGAGGAGGCCGAATCGGGAAGTGACTTTTCCGAGGAAGAACAGTCAGAGAGTGACTACTCGGCTGAGGACCATTCTGATGGAGAAAAATCAAACGGtgaataa
- a CDS encoding calcium-transporting ATPase (putative), with product MQNAVRHAHVHDVQEVLGALEVDATKGLTKSQLAKRKEKYGLNELEVETKKGILELILNQFDDLLVKILLLAAFISFALTLLDMQSHEVAISDFIEPLVIVMILILNAAVGVWQECNAEKSLDALKQLQPTKAKVLRDGKWEIIDSKYLTIGDIIELSVGNKTPADARIIQIFSTSIKVEQSMLTGESCSVDKYSEKLDLSFKNCEIQLKRNILFSSTAIVAGRCIAVVINIGMNTEIGQIQHAVMESTNEDTDTPLQIKIDSFGRQLSKIIFVICVTVWAINFKHFSDPIHGSFLYGCLYYFKISVALAVAAIPEGLPAVITTCLALGTRRMVKKNAIVRKLQSVETLGCTTVICSDKTGTLTTNQMTATVFHLFKEPTVLKEYQLCQKGEIFFFYESCLSDEGNDKDSFFNRLKKDGRLSSKTEGQVSYDDCGTVASRGNRPHSNTHLSYDEKNNYEEESDSYNNYEEYPSDVETDRPLKQMHTNVNTIISRGSKILEDKIKKYSYSENDYNFYMCMVNCNEANIFCNDRNEIVKVFGDSTELALLHFVHNFDIKPSSIKNNGMAAEYERVSGKGKSHKKEEEKSNASSCGSAITRNSSYHGDSYVDGSKGETDNGEDSRSYPSECISAWRNECQLIKIIEFTRERKLMSVIVENKKKDSILYCKGAPENIVKNCNYYLIKNEIKPLTEELKSIIYSRVKGMGKRALRTLSFAYKKMKKTDLNITNAEGYFKLEKDMIYLGGLGIIDPPRKYVGRAINLCHLAGIRVFMITGDNMDTAKAIAKEINILRNEDSDDDMDQHTKWNKGVNNSSQKIKCCYSGREFEDLPLDLQKDILKNKQRIVFCRTEPKHKKQIVKILKDLGETVAMTGDGVNDAPALKSADIGISMGINGTEVAKEASDIVLADDNFNTIVEAIKEGRCIYNNMKAFIRYLISSNIGEVASIFITALLGIPDSLAPVQLLWVNLVTDGLPATALGFNPPEHDVMKCKPRHKNDNLINGLTLLRYIVIGTYVGVATVSIFVYWYLFYPDSDGHTLVNFYQLSHYNQCKAWGNFRVNRVYGMSEDPCSYFSTGKVKASTLSLSVLVVIEMFNALNALSEYNSLFQIPPWRNMYLVLATIGSLLLHFMILYIPPLAKIFGVVALTPYDWFLVFMWSFPVIVIDEVIKFYAKRQLNRGLSSKRKLE from the exons ATGCAGAACGCGGTGCGGCACGCGCACGTGCACGACGTGCAGGAGGTGCTGGGGGCGCTGGAGGTGGACGCGACGAAGGGGTTGACCAAGagccagctagccaaaaggaaggaaaagtaCGGACTCAACGAGTTGGAAGTAGAAACGAAGAAAGGAATCCTCGAATTGATCCTAAACCAATTTGATGACCTCCTAGTAAAAATACTCCTCCTCGCAGCATTCATTAGTTTCGCATTAACCTTGCTAGACATGCAGAGTCATGAAGTCGCCATCTCTGACTTTATTGAACCCCTCGTTATAGTAATGATACTAATTTTAAATGCAGCTGTTGGAGTATGGCAGGAGTGCAATGCGGAGAAGTCATTAGATGCGTTGAAGCAGTTACAACCAACGAAAGCAAAAGTATTAAGAGatggaaaatgggaaattatAGACAGTAAATATCTAACTATAGGTGATATAATCGAACTAAGTGTAGGAAATAAAACCCCAGCAGATGCTagaattattcaaattttttcaaccaGCATTAAAGTAGAGCAAAGTATGTTAACAGGTGAATCATGTTCTGTTGATAAATATTCAGAAAAGCTAGATCTTAGTTTTAAGAATTGCGAAATACAACTTaagagaaatattttattttcttccactGCGATTGTAGCTGGTAGATGTATCGCTGTTGTGATAAATATTGGTATGAACACAGAAATTGGACAGATACAACACGCTGTTATGGAATCTACCAATGAAGATACAGACACTCCTTTGCAAATTAAAATCGATTCTTTTGGTAGACAACTAtctaaaataatttttgtcatATGTGTCACCGTATGGGCCATAAATTTTAAGCATTTTTCAGATCCCATTCATGGATCCTTTCTCTACGGTTGTTTGTATTACTTCAAAATTAGTGTTGCGCTAGCTGTGGCTGCTATTCCAGAGGGTCTACCTGCTGTGATCACGACATGTTTAGCTTTAGGTACCAGAAGAAtggtaaagaaaaatgccattgttagaaaattgcaaagtgTTGAAACGTTGGGGTGCACTACTGTTATCTGTTCGGATAAAACAGGAACGTTGACCACTAACCAAATGACAGCAACGGTCTTCCATTTGTTTAAAGAACCAACCGTATTGAAGGAATATCAGCTGtgtcaaaaaggggaaattttcttcttttacgAGTCATGCTTATCAGATGAGGGGAACGATAAGGACTCCTTCTTCAACAGACTTAAGAAGGATGGACGATTATCCAGTAAGACAGAGGGACAAGTATCGTATGATGATTGTGGCACCGTCGCCTCCAGGGGAAATAGACCACACTCCAATACACACCTCTcctatgatgaaaaaaacaactacGAAGAAGAAAGTGACAGTTATAATAACTATGAGGAGTATCCATCAGATGTCGAAACGGACAGACCACTAAAACAGATGCATACCAACGTTAACACCATCATCAGtaggggaagcaaaattctggaagataaaataaaaaagtattcGTACTCTGAAAATGACTATAATTTCTACATGTGTATGGTGAACTGTAACGAAGCTAACATATTTTGTAATGACAGAAACGAAATAGTGAAGGTATTTGGAGATAGTACCGAGTTGgctctcctccattttgtgcacaaTTTTGATATAAAGCCGAgttcaattaaaaataatggcaTGGCAGCTGAGTACGAAAGAGTTTCTGGAAAGGGGAAGagtcacaaaaaggaagaagaaaaatcaaatGCTTCAAGTTGTGGGAGTGCAATTACAAGGAATTCCTCTTACCACGGTGATAGTTACGTAGATGGATCGAAGGGAGAAACAGACAATGGAGAGGATAGTAGAAGCTACCCAAGTGAGTGCATATCCGCGTGGAGAAATGAATGccaattaattaaaataattgagTTCACTAGGGAGAGGAAACTAATGAGTGTTATTgtcgaaaataaaaaaaaagattccaTTCTTTATTGCAAAGGAGCACCAGaaaatatagtaaaaaaCTGTAACTATTATTTGATTAAGAACGAAATAAAGCCACTCACAGAGGAGTTGAAAAGCATTATTTACAGTCGAGTGAAGGGAATGGGAAAGAGAGCGTTAAGGACGTTAAGCTTCGCCTacaaaaagatgaagaaaactGATTTAAATATCACAAACGCGGAAGGGTACTTCAAATTGGAGAAGGACATGATCTACCTCGGAGGGTTGGGTATTATCGACCCCCCAAGGAAGTATGTCGGAAGAGCCATCAACCTGTGCCATTTGGCTGGAATTAGAGTCTTTATGATTACAGGAGATAACATGGATACAGCGAAAGCCATCGCCAAGGAGATCAACATTCTTCGTAATGAGGACTCTGATGACGATATGGATCAGCACACCAAGTGGAACAAAGGGGTTAACAACTCGAGCCAGAAAATAAAGTGTTGCTATAGTGGAAGAGAGTTCGAAGACTTACCACTCGATCTGCAAAAAGatatcttaaaaaataagcagCGTATCGTTTTCTGTAGAACGGAGCCAAAGCACAAGAAGCAGATTGTCAAAATATTAAAGGATCTTGGAGAAACCGTCGCGATGACAGGAGATGGAGTGAACGACGCTCCTGCCTTGAAGTCTGCAGATATAGGTATTTCCATGGGAATAAACGGAACGGAGGTAGCGAAAGAGGCATCCGATATTGTTTTGGCGGACGACAATTTTAACACTATCGTGGAGGCCATCAAGGAGGGCAGGTGCATTTACAATAACATGAAGGCCTTTATCCGTTACCTCATTAGCAGCAACATCGGGGAGGTGGCGTCCATTTTTATCACGGCTCTCCTGGGGATCCCTGACAGCCTCGCGCCTGTGCAGCTCCTCTGGGTTAACTTGGTCACGGACGGGTTGCCCGCCACGGCTCTGG GGTTCAACCCACCCGAACACGACGTCATGAAGTGCAAGCCCagacacaaaaatgataatttgaTAAACGGCCTGACTCTGCTCAGGTACATCGTCATAGGAACCTACGTGGGAGTGGCCACCGTCTCCATCTTCGTATACTGGTACCTCTTTTACCCGGACTCGGACGGACATACCCTCGTGAACTTCTACCAGCTGTCTCACTACAACCAGTGCAAGGCCTGGGGGAACTTCCGTGTCAACCGGGTCTACGGCATGTCGGAGGACCCCTGTTCGTACTTCTCCACCGGGAAGGTCAAG GCAAGCACCCTCTCCCTCTCCGTGCTCGTCGTCATCGAGATGTTCAACGCCCTCAACGCGCTCAGCGAGTACAACTCCCTGTTTCAGATCCCCCCCTGGAGAAACATGTACCTCGTGCTGGCCACCATCGGGTCGCTACTCCTCCATTTCATGATTTTGTATATCCCCCCCCTTGCCAAAATTTTCGGCGTCGTCGCCCTCACGCCATACGACTGGTTCCTAGTCTTCATGTGGTCCTTCCCCGTCATTGTCATCGACGAAGTTATTAAGTTCTACGCGAAGAGACAGCTGAACAGGGGGCTGTCGTCCAAGCGGAAGCTCGAGTGA
- a CDS encoding hypothetical protein (putative) yields the protein MRMYQSYLLLRKEQNELLIQNRRKEERNRKLKYELESLRGNSYYSNLFFNNDSDNLFEDLASGISNIWKWMDMESKSAHMKSGHMKSGHMKSGHMKSGHMKSGQKDEAGPTALVDHSEGESRSRLVKRGCVKYGQVNNRFADQERSSTRVDKEPGTFTSMECPKDNIIDYLKGRLSNGGSILGRKAALSSSQKAVMGVHTNWIRPNVDPNKRIIKDEEKFLFHICNCKENKYVPLNVGSFFMVPPKRTLPDEDFSLASMQKCMEFILRRKERGSHSEMRVRHKKGSNVPCDGVPLENATPKVSTLSEQKGCAPRKDEAGVDGRDGKGPPPVGQSNSEEGKKKTHVIKEVELKRGVKTGGLEKGEGKQILKKGESGRKRFLKEDRNGSPSKGGTVQNCQLKGKKYNTHKMDMGPGSKFGRLMSRKGLTQRRDSLGKLNFKVVPKKEEQGGEIFSLVVKVKTARLVPHAKGHPRYVRLARVCRRFLPSRGSRCARNGLEDIPKGGKNRNGGNSKRSELPCSFVANPCADGK from the exons atgcgtatgtaCCAGTCATACCTCCTCCTTCGGAAGGAACAGAACGAATTGTTGATTCAGAATAGGagaaaagaggaaagaaaTAGGAAgttaaaatatgaattagAGAGCTTAAGGGGAAATAGCTATTATtccaacttattttttaataatgattCAGACAATCTTTTCGAGGACCTCGCGTCAGGTATAAGTAATATCTGGAAATGGATGGATATGGAGAGTAAAAGTGCGCACATGAAAAGTGGGCACATGAAAAGTGGGCACATGAAAAGTGGGCACATGAAAAGTGGGCACATGAAAAGTGGGCAAAAGGATGAAGCTGGACCAACCGCACTAGTGGATCACTCGGAGGGA GAGAGTCGGAGTCGTCTAGTGAAACGGGGATGTGTGAAGTATGGTCAGGTGAACAATCGGTTTGCAGATCAGGAGAGGAGTTCTACACGAGTGGACAAAGAACCAGGTACGTTCACCTCCATGGAATGTCCAAAGGATAACATTATTGATTACCTTAAAGGGAGACTCTCCAACGGAGGTAGCATCCTCGGGAGGAAGGCAGCTCTATCAAGTAGCCAAAAAGCAGTGATGGGGGTCCACACCAATTGGATCAGACCCAATGTTGATCCGAATAAGAGAATCATCAAggacgaagaaaaatttctttttcacatttgtaactgtaaagaaaataaatatgttccGTTAAACgttggttccttttttatggttCCTCCAAAGAGGACTCTCCCAGATGAGGACTTCAGCTTGGCGtcaatgcaaaaatgtatggaatttattttgcgcAGGAAGGAGAGGGGTAGCCACAGTGAGATGCGCGTcaggcataaaaaaggaagtaacgTTCCCTGTGATGGTGTCCCTCTCGAAAATGCAACTCCAAAGGTGAGTACACTGAGTGAGCAGAAGGGATGTGCCCCTCGGAAGGATGAAGCAGGGGTTGATGGAAGAGATGGGAAGGGGCCACCACCTGTTGGACAAAGTAACAgtgaggaaggaaaaaaaaaaacacatgtcATTAAAGAGGtggaattaaaaaggggagttaAAACTGGAGGTTTggagaaaggggaaggaaagcaaattttgaaaaagggggagagtgGACGGAAGCGCTTCTTAAAAGAGGACAGGAATGGAAGTCCTAGCAAAGGAGGGACAGTCCAAAACTGTCAactgaaggggaaaaaatacaatacgCATAAAATGGACATGGGTCCAGGAAGCAAATTTGGCCGTTTAATGAGCAGAAAGGGATTAACACAGAGAAGGGACTCCTTAGGGAAACTCAATTTTAAAGTAGTTCCtaagaaggaagaacaagggggggagatTTTCTCCCTCGTGGTGAAGGTAAAGACAGCGAGGTTGGTTCCCCACGCGAAGGGTCATCCAAGGTATGTACGTTTGGCGCGAGTCTGCAGGAGGTTCCTCCCTTCCAGGGGAAGCCGATGCGCACGTAACGGTTTGGAAGATatcccaaaggggggaaaaaatcgaaatggTGGAAATAGCAAACGCAGCGAGTTACCTTGCAGCTTTGTCGCGAACCCGTGTGCGGATGGGAAG
- a CDS encoding hypothetical protein (putative) produces MDLAFYNNNKYTLNYQNEVTKKIVRKILNKLGENKQGESPVTADYSRKKIVDYFAEAELLFTLHDLSQSGEVDIELFPQMARQLKQVYDAPQVRKFKKEMNIKKIHKMNLPMFLTLLKRKLFQVIDTDDTFDKHFNVLDMQKKNTVDLDVLRTYLGLVGDKVSPEDFDFFVKCSTEGEGGAVPSSDDPTRLLAITAKQYRDMLTCYQQI; encoded by the exons ATGGATTTAGCATTTTACAACAACAACAAGTACACACTTAATTACCAAAATGAAGTCACGAAGAAAATAGTGAGGAAGATACTGAACAAGTTGGGGGAGAACAAACAGGGCGAGTCGCCTGTCACGGCTGACTACAGCAG aaaaaaaatcgtggACTACTTCGCCGAGGCCGAGCTGCTGTTCACCCTGCACGACCTTTCCCAGTCAGGCGAAGTGGACATAGAGTTGTTTCCCCAAATGGCCAGGCAACTGAAGCAAGTATACGACGCGCCACAAGTaaggaaattcaaaaaagaaatgaacataaaaaaaatacacaaaatgaatttaCCCATGTTTCTGACTCTACTGAAACGAAAGCTGTTCCAAGTCATTGACACGGATGACACGTTCGACAAGCATTTTAACGTCTTggatatgcaaaaaaaaaacaccgtTGATTTGGACGTCCTACGGACATATTTAGGGTTGGTGGGTGATAAAGTGAGTCCCGAAGATTTTGACTTTTTCGTGAAGTGCAGCAcggagggggaagggggtgCCGTTCCGTCCAGTGATGACCCCACCCGCTTGCTTGCGATCACCGCAAAGCAGTACAGGGACATGCTCACGTGTTATCAGCAAATTTGA